One window of Metamycoplasma arthritidis genomic DNA carries:
- the dnaG gene encoding DNA primase, protein MEQKNVWEEVLARTDIVSVISETVTLSKQGKNFRACCPFHGEKTPSFMVSPEKGIFKCFGCGKSGNALKFLEYSKNISSLEALKMLATKANINIDDYLTKHTQATAKSQEELTLIDITKEANDFFQYQMVKNKETPELKKFLESRHLDNKLIKEFEIGFAPENISIYSHLKNKFNDFAISNASLVSSISFEKNFFNNRITFPIKNEYGDVVAFSARDITNKLDNKYLNSAETPIFKKSEVLFNYYHAKPFISSTKEVYLVEGQFDCIALYKANFPNAVASMGTSLSKNHLALLRGTKINLFFDSDAAGKAATEKNLKIILMLSLDFSLEVNFLKNTFNKDADELYNLDDGQTLKTILKRPQDLGEYLYDTFIEPYKNTALNAQKRYEIYSKLFEYLYYLPKPMQLLFKSRLINENILDKETYESFESSFLKPNFPSDPNLARIKITSSKTKNSSEIPKSFTNYYENSLSFNDLNFPKQIKPKAKKSINFGRSGDFAIILKAILMHPDYIKRWPKETYATLHAEELQQTKKSLICYIISKNDKMKDKFLLPELIKNDENLSLETKDEYLNILLEIQNLNSSTSEEEFDSKIKALNQSEPKLKQILGIKRLKNE, encoded by the coding sequence ATGGAACAAAAGAATGTTTGAGAAGAGGTTTTAGCACGAACCGATATTGTTAGTGTTATTTCTGAAACCGTTACACTTTCAAAGCAAGGCAAGAATTTCCGAGCATGCTGTCCATTTCATGGCGAAAAAACGCCATCGTTTATGGTTAGCCCTGAAAAAGGTATTTTTAAGTGTTTTGGTTGTGGCAAAAGTGGCAATGCTCTTAAGTTTTTAGAATATTCGAAAAATATAAGCTCATTAGAAGCATTAAAAATGCTTGCTACCAAAGCTAATATCAATATTGATGATTATCTAACAAAACACACCCAAGCTACAGCAAAATCACAAGAAGAGCTAACCTTAATTGATATTACTAAAGAAGCCAATGACTTCTTTCAATACCAAATGGTCAAAAATAAAGAGACACCTGAACTTAAAAAATTTTTAGAAAGCCGTCACCTTGATAATAAGCTAATAAAAGAATTTGAAATAGGTTTTGCTCCTGAGAATATAAGTATCTACAGTCACTTAAAAAACAAATTCAATGATTTTGCTATTTCTAATGCTTCATTAGTAAGTAGTATTAGTTTTGAAAAGAATTTTTTTAATAATCGCATTACTTTTCCGATTAAAAATGAATATGGTGATGTTGTGGCGTTTTCGGCCCGTGATATTACTAACAAATTAGACAATAAGTATTTGAATAGTGCCGAAACGCCAATTTTTAAAAAAAGTGAGGTTTTGTTTAACTACTATCATGCCAAACCTTTTATTAGTAGCACTAAAGAAGTGTATTTAGTTGAGGGGCAATTTGATTGCATCGCACTTTATAAGGCTAATTTTCCAAACGCAGTCGCTTCAATGGGAACAAGCCTTTCTAAAAATCATCTAGCATTGCTAAGAGGAACAAAAATCAATCTTTTCTTTGATAGTGACGCAGCGGGCAAAGCGGCTACTGAAAAAAATCTCAAAATTATTTTGATGTTGTCATTGGATTTCTCTTTAGAAGTTAACTTCCTTAAAAATACTTTTAATAAAGACGCTGATGAACTCTATAATCTTGATGATGGCCAAACGTTAAAGACGATTTTAAAACGTCCTCAAGATTTAGGTGAATATTTATATGACACTTTTATTGAGCCTTATAAAAATACTGCACTTAATGCCCAAAAACGCTATGAGATTTATAGTAAGTTGTTCGAATACCTTTACTATTTACCAAAACCAATGCAACTACTTTTTAAAAGTCGTCTTATTAACGAAAATATTCTTGATAAAGAAACTTATGAGAGTTTTGAAAGTAGTTTTTTAAAGCCTAACTTTCCTAGTGATCCTAATTTAGCAAGGATTAAAATAACGTCTAGCAAGACAAAAAACAGTAGTGAGATCCCTAAAAGCTTTACTAATTACTACGAAAATTCACTTAGTTTTAATGATTTAAACTTCCCAAAACAAATTAAGCCCAAAGCTAAAAAAAGCATTAATTTCGGTCGAAGTGGTGACTTTGCTATCATCTTAAAAGCAATCCTAATGCATCCTGATTACATTAAAAGATGACCCAAAGAAACTTATGCCACTTTGCACGCTGAAGAACTTCAACAAACAAAAAAATCATTAATTTGTTATATTATTAGCAAAAATGATAAAATGAAAGATAAATTTTTGTTACCAGAATTAATTAAGAATGATGAAAATTTATCGCTAGAAACTAAAGATGAATATTTAAATATTTTATTAGAGATTCAAAACCTTAATTCTTCTACTTCCGAAGAAGAATTTGATAGCAAGATTAAAGCCCTTAATCAAAGCGAGCCAAAATTAAAACAAATATTAGGGATAAAGAGGTTGAAAAATGAATAA
- a CDS encoding glycine--tRNA ligase encodes MAEKNNNEKKNIQEIINHLKTSGFAYQNSEIYGGLVNTWDYGPLAVPMANAIKNYWIREFINRERNFLIDSKIIMNPNVWKASGHLDNFADFLIENKNNQKRYRADHIVKELFPEINVEKATFQELETIIKSRVKEYDGAKCDWSTIRPFNLMFRTEMGAISNSASQVYLRPETAQGIFVNFKNVLRTTRAKLPFGIGQIGKSFRNEITPRDFIFRTREFEQMELEFFCLEQDANKFYEYWINKCHSFVSSLGLKANNIRIRPHEKEELSHYSKGTSDIEYFFPFGWGELLGIANRGNFDLSQHMKFSQESLEYLQEDGSKVVPWVIEPSIGLDRLLLALLVDSYEVEDLGNDDKRTILHLNYNIAPYQLAIFPLTKALAPKAREIYDELIDKSTIRLVYDESGSIGKRYRRQDAIGTPFALTVDHESLETGTVTIRERDTMKQIRINISEIVNYLNQFKKYS; translated from the coding sequence ATGGCAGAAAAAAATAATAACGAAAAGAAAAATATTCAAGAAATAATCAATCATTTAAAAACTTCAGGATTTGCGTATCAAAATTCTGAGATATATGGTGGCTTAGTCAACACTTGAGACTATGGCCCATTAGCGGTGCCAATGGCCAATGCTATCAAAAATTATTGAATTAGAGAGTTTATTAATCGTGAAAGAAACTTTCTAATTGATTCAAAAATTATTATGAATCCTAATGTTTGAAAAGCTAGTGGTCACCTTGATAACTTTGCTGATTTTTTAATCGAAAATAAAAACAATCAAAAAAGATATCGTGCTGATCACATTGTTAAAGAACTTTTTCCAGAAATCAATGTTGAAAAAGCTACTTTTCAAGAACTTGAGACTATTATTAAAAGTCGCGTCAAAGAATACGATGGTGCAAAATGTGACTGAAGCACAATTCGCCCTTTTAATTTAATGTTTCGTACAGAAATGGGAGCAATTTCAAATAGTGCTTCGCAAGTTTATTTGCGCCCAGAAACTGCACAAGGAATTTTTGTTAACTTTAAAAATGTCCTAAGAACTACGCGGGCAAAATTACCTTTTGGAATTGGGCAAATTGGAAAAAGTTTTCGTAATGAAATCACTCCTCGCGACTTTATTTTTCGAACTCGAGAATTTGAACAAATGGAACTTGAGTTTTTTTGCTTAGAGCAAGATGCTAATAAGTTTTATGAATATTGAATTAATAAATGCCATTCATTTGTTAGCTCATTAGGACTAAAAGCAAATAATATTCGAATTAGACCACACGAGAAAGAAGAATTAAGTCACTACTCTAAAGGTACTAGCGACATTGAATATTTCTTTCCGTTTGGATGAGGAGAACTACTGGGAATTGCTAATCGTGGTAATTTTGATTTATCGCAACATATGAAATTTTCACAAGAATCACTAGAATATTTGCAAGAAGATGGTAGCAAAGTAGTGCCTTGAGTAATCGAACCTTCAATCGGGCTTGATCGACTACTTTTAGCGCTTCTAGTAGATAGTTATGAAGTTGAAGACTTAGGCAATGATGATAAACGTACGATTTTACATTTAAACTACAATATTGCACCTTATCAATTAGCAATTTTTCCTTTAACAAAAGCTTTAGCACCAAAAGCTAGAGAGATCTATGATGAGTTAATTGATAAAAGTACAATTCGACTAGTTTATGATGAAAGCGGGTCAATTGGTAAACGTTATCGTCGCCAAGATGCCATTGGTACGCCATTTGCTTTGACAGTGGACCACGAAAGTTTGGAAACTGGCACTGTTACCATTCGTGAACGAGACACAATGAAACAAATTAGAATTAACATTTCCGAAATTGTTAATTACCTTAATCAATTTAAAAAGTATTCATAA